The Micromonospora krabiensis genome window below encodes:
- a CDS encoding NIPSNAP family protein translates to MIVELRRYTLREGHRDELIDLFDREFVESQEQLGIAVLGQFRDLDRPDQFVWLRGFPDMPSRRTSLTAFYSGPVWAKHGPAANATMRDSDDVLLLRELVAVPVFDRDTDDAETVLYATIWYWAGPFPDPTPDPDEALAVLRTEYAVNDFPRLPVREGEHALVRLTRSPLPADVPDGVLKTESFRLHPTRRSSLY, encoded by the coding sequence ATGATCGTCGAACTGCGCCGCTATACCCTGCGTGAGGGACACCGCGACGAGCTGATCGACCTGTTCGACCGTGAATTCGTGGAGAGCCAGGAGCAGTTGGGAATCGCCGTGCTCGGCCAGTTCCGCGACCTCGACCGACCCGACCAGTTCGTGTGGCTACGCGGATTCCCCGACATGCCATCGCGCCGGACCAGCCTGACGGCCTTCTACTCGGGGCCCGTGTGGGCGAAGCACGGACCAGCGGCGAACGCGACGATGCGCGACTCGGACGATGTTCTGCTGCTGCGCGAACTCGTCGCGGTGCCGGTGTTCGACCGCGACACCGACGACGCCGAAACCGTGCTGTACGCGACGATCTGGTACTGGGCCGGCCCCTTCCCCGACCCCACCCCCGACCCGGACGAGGCCCTGGCCGTGCTGAGGACCGAGTACGCCGTCAACGACTTTCCCCGGCTGCCGGTCCGGGAGGGGGAGCACGCCCTGGTCCGGCTCACCCGATCACCGCTACCGGCAGACGTCCCCGACGGCGTGCTGAAAACCGAAAGCTTCCGCCTCCACCCCACCCGCCGATCGAGCCTGTACTGA
- a CDS encoding Rrf2 family transcriptional regulator: MAANSRVTIAAHALAWMELARRRGREVLTSEEVAASVNTNAVILRRSLGDLQRAGLVRARRGNGAGYCLGRPATEITLLDVWLAVSPEPLLALHHSEPNLQCPVGRGIRPVLTDLYDEATDTFRTTLARSTVADILHRILA; encoded by the coding sequence GTGGCGGCCAACAGCAGGGTGACGATCGCGGCTCACGCCTTGGCCTGGATGGAACTGGCCAGACGGCGCGGTCGTGAGGTGCTCACCTCCGAGGAGGTGGCCGCCAGCGTCAACACCAACGCCGTCATCCTCCGACGCAGCCTCGGTGACCTGCAGCGCGCCGGCCTGGTGCGCGCACGCCGCGGCAACGGCGCCGGCTACTGCCTCGGACGTCCGGCAACCGAGATCACGTTGCTGGACGTCTGGCTCGCCGTCTCACCAGAACCGCTACTGGCCCTGCACCACAGCGAGCCGAACCTGCAGTGCCCGGTCGGGCGCGGCATCCGTCCCGTGCTCACCGACCTGTACGACGAAGCGACCGACACCTTCCGGACGACGCTCGCGCGCTCCACCGTCGCCGACATTCTGCACAGGATCCTCGCATGA
- a CDS encoding RidA family protein: MKLILDNPQTVAAPFGDRFAHIARLDVGGGALLLLAGQVAVDDNGQVVAPGDAAAQAERIFELVSGILAAHGATLADVLHIRTFMTDLGDLPAYGAVRGRLFPASPTSAPPASTTVEVNRLFLPGAVIEVEVTAAVRTTA, translated from the coding sequence ATGAAGCTGATCCTGGACAACCCGCAGACCGTGGCCGCGCCGTTCGGCGACCGGTTCGCTCACATCGCCCGGCTGGACGTCGGCGGGGGCGCGCTGCTCTTGCTCGCCGGACAGGTCGCCGTCGACGACAACGGCCAGGTGGTCGCCCCCGGTGACGCCGCCGCCCAGGCCGAGCGCATCTTCGAACTCGTCTCTGGGATCCTCGCGGCCCACGGCGCGACCCTCGCCGACGTCCTGCACATCCGCACCTTCATGACCGACCTGGGTGATCTACCCGCCTACGGGGCGGTACGCGGCCGACTGTTCCCGGCCTCCCCTACCAGCGCTCCGCCGGCAAGCACGACCGTCGAGGTCAACCGGCTCTTCCTGCCCGGCGCGGTCATCGAGGTGGAGGTCACGGCGGCGGTGCGCACCACGGCCTGA
- a CDS encoding NAD(P)-dependent oxidoreductase, producing MTEIAVLGTGQMGAAIARRLLATGHHTTVWNRTPARAAALADAGATVATTPTQAVATADLVITMLTDAAAVEATLFGTGDDTAPVAALRPGAIVVQMSTIGPDQVRAVAARLPEFVTLLDAPVGGSVDAVDAGALTILVGGPASVVERAAPVLRALGSVRLCGRVGDGSALKLVTNTALVTAFGALHDTLAVADAQGVDRAVALDALSTGALGGVVARARRSGASFAISLAGKDADLAHHVAPTTTVLAAATHLLHHAADQRADVATLINLENR from the coding sequence ATGACAGAGATCGCGGTGCTCGGCACCGGACAGATGGGTGCGGCCATCGCCCGTCGGTTGCTGGCCACGGGTCACCACACCACGGTCTGGAATCGCACCCCCGCCCGCGCCGCTGCACTGGCCGACGCGGGCGCCACCGTCGCCACCACGCCGACCCAGGCCGTGGCCACAGCCGACCTGGTGATCACCATGCTCACCGACGCCGCGGCGGTCGAGGCCACCCTCTTCGGGACCGGCGACGATACGGCCCCCGTGGCCGCACTGCGGCCGGGCGCGATCGTGGTGCAGATGTCGACGATCGGACCGGATCAGGTGCGCGCCGTCGCCGCCCGGCTGCCCGAGTTCGTCACTCTGCTCGACGCCCCGGTCGGCGGCAGCGTGGACGCGGTCGACGCCGGCGCGCTGACCATCCTCGTCGGTGGACCGGCCAGCGTCGTCGAACGGGCCGCGCCGGTGCTGCGCGCACTCGGCTCCGTCCGGCTTTGTGGGCGGGTGGGCGACGGATCCGCCCTGAAGCTGGTGACCAACACGGCGCTGGTCACCGCGTTCGGCGCACTGCACGACACCCTGGCCGTCGCCGACGCGCAAGGCGTCGACCGGGCGGTGGCGCTCGATGCCCTGAGCACCGGCGCACTGGGCGGCGTGGTCGCCCGGGCGAGAAGGAGCGGCGCCTCGTTCGCCATCTCCCTCGCCGGCAAGGACGCCGACCTGGCCCACCACGTCGCACCGACCACCACGGTGCTGGCCGCCGCGACCCACCTTCTGCACCACGCCGCCGACCAGCGGGCAGACGTGGCAACCCTGATCAACCTGGAGAACCGATGA
- a CDS encoding LysR family transcriptional regulator, translating to MDTQLLDVFRTVARYRSITAAARQLRFTQSAVSRQIAALEAEVGVRVFDRLPRGVTLTEEGRALLPHAEAVLDRLTAAQRDLDELRGLGSGRLRVGAFPTAVAALVPRALASFRVTHPRVALSLVEGTTPTLLDRLATGDADVAVISSPPTGLIDDRFGLHHLLDERLLVAVAREHRLAARGTVRLADLADDPFIVGSATAEETLLRASLPTGFRPRIDIVAAEWIGKLGCVAAGLGVALVPALAVRGTPPDIVLLRLHRDDESVRQVFAATVAGRARPPAVTQFLTHLDEAARDFGERH from the coding sequence ATGGATACGCAGCTTCTCGACGTGTTCCGGACGGTGGCGCGCTATCGCTCGATCACCGCCGCCGCCCGCCAGCTGCGCTTCACCCAGTCGGCGGTCTCGCGGCAGATCGCGGCGCTCGAAGCGGAGGTCGGGGTGCGGGTCTTCGACCGGCTACCGCGCGGCGTCACCCTCACCGAAGAGGGACGTGCGCTGCTGCCGCACGCGGAGGCGGTACTCGACCGGCTCACCGCCGCTCAGCGCGACCTCGACGAGCTACGCGGTCTCGGCAGTGGCCGGCTGCGCGTCGGCGCGTTCCCGACGGCCGTCGCCGCACTGGTGCCGCGAGCCCTGGCATCGTTTCGCGTCACGCATCCGCGGGTGGCGCTGTCCCTGGTCGAGGGGACGACTCCCACCCTGCTCGACCGCCTGGCGACCGGGGACGCCGACGTGGCGGTGATCAGTTCGCCGCCGACCGGGCTGATCGACGACCGCTTCGGCCTGCATCACCTGCTCGACGAGCGGCTGTTGGTGGCGGTTGCCCGCGAGCACCGGCTCGCTGCCCGGGGCACGGTGCGCCTGGCTGACCTCGCCGACGACCCGTTCATCGTCGGCTCGGCGACGGCCGAGGAGACGCTGTTGCGGGCCAGCCTACCCACCGGCTTTCGGCCGAGAATCGACATCGTGGCCGCGGAGTGGATCGGCAAGCTCGGCTGCGTCGCGGCCGGGCTCGGCGTCGCACTCGTGCCCGCGCTGGCCGTACGGGGCACGCCGCCGGACATCGTGCTGCTGCGACTGCACCGCGACGACGAGTCGGTCCGTCAGGTGTTCGCCGCCACTGTCGCCGGTCGCGCCCGACCCCCGGCCGTCACCCAGTTCCTCACCCATCTCGACGAGGCGGCCCGCGACTTCGGCGAACGTCACTGA
- a CDS encoding MerR family transcriptional regulator — protein sequence MRRAGQRGRGPDETPGRVGDDLHVHIRHYEEAGLIVPSARSEGGFRLYTEPDLDRLAVVKRMKPLGFTLDEMRDLLAVLDALGTATGPDRDMLLDRLGMFHTAAATRVAALRDQLAVAEGVADTPRAKLDHHGGPAA from the coding sequence GTGCGTCGAGCCGGGCAGCGCGGCCGAGGCCCAGACGAGACGCCCGGCCGCGTCGGCGATGACCTGCACGTTCACATCCGCCACTATGAGGAGGCCGGCCTGATCGTGCCCTCCGCGCGCAGCGAGGGCGGCTTCCGCCTCTACACCGAGCCCGACCTCGACCGCCTCGCCGTGGTCAAGCGGATGAAGCCCCTCGGCTTCACCCTCGACGAGATGCGCGACCTGCTCGCCGTCCTTGACGCCCTGGGCACGGCCACCGGCCCCGATCGGGACATGTTGCTCGACCGGCTCGGTATGTTCCATACCGCCGCCGCTACCCGCGTCGCCGCCCTACGCGACCAATTAGCCGTGGCAGAAGGCGTCGCGGACACCCCCCGCGCCAAACTCGACCATCACGGCGGTCCAGCCGCCTGA
- a CDS encoding ATP-binding protein — translation MAGGYLLRVGPGERDLDLFEAAAARGRDALAASEVDRAEAELCAAVGLWRGAPLSDLPLRSALARRVAQVEERRLLAEEDYAEAVLALGAPAEVVHRLRDLLERHPLRQRAWGQLMVGLYRLGDVAGALEAFRQARQVLAEETGLDPAPELATLYGDILHHRPGLAANSDADGPAPKMEPAPLIQHPEQLPRAVPGFVGRSNELAVLDALLDGGAQEPTTVVISAVSGMAGVGKTALALHWAHRVADRFPDGQLYVNLRGYDEAGVAAPSDALSGFLEALGVPPARIPAGMEARTGLYRSLLASRRMLVVLDNARDSTQVRPLLPGVGGCMVVVTSRDRLSGLIAAECARPLTLGVLTAEESMSLLAGRLGAGRIATELTAVADLVDAAGRLPLALSIVAARAATHPTFPLGAIAAELHSSEARLDALADGDVRRVFSWSYLALGPDAARLFTLLGLHPGPDLTAEAAAALAGVSTAAVTPRLRELTRLHLLTEHAPGRYAFHDLLRAYASELAESSEHADDRAAARQRLYDHYLHAAYPAALLLQPQWPPIEPLPPLSATARRRVTDHDNALAWFTAEHQVLVRVVQQAAENGFEAYAWQIAWTLNTFVAPRGLWQDQLATQRVALAAAEKINDLAGQAAANRLLSRALTRLGDHGNAEHLLKRALELHERLGDPTGQAQTLHNYCELCYLDGRVDEALAHGREALRLYRLVGNSSGEARTLNAIGWLLATTGDYAQAIESCTEALAQQQRSGDRNGQAATLDSLGFAYDRLGDRDRAAECYEQAIQLFRDSADRFHEAETLVRLGDTREAMGDQKAAAVAWRQAARIFEDVGDPAAEEARRRLERLLPR, via the coding sequence GTGGCTGGCGGCTACCTGCTGCGGGTGGGGCCGGGCGAGCGTGACCTGGACCTGTTCGAGGCCGCGGCGGCGCGCGGCCGTGACGCTCTCGCCGCGTCGGAGGTGGACCGCGCCGAGGCAGAACTGTGCGCTGCGGTGGGCCTGTGGCGTGGGGCCCCGTTGTCCGACCTGCCGCTGCGTTCGGCGCTGGCACGGCGCGTGGCGCAGGTGGAGGAGCGCCGGCTGCTCGCCGAGGAGGACTACGCCGAGGCGGTGCTGGCCCTGGGCGCGCCGGCTGAGGTGGTGCACCGGCTGCGTGACCTTCTCGAGCGACATCCGCTGCGGCAGCGGGCATGGGGCCAGCTGATGGTGGGCCTGTACCGCCTCGGAGACGTCGCCGGCGCCCTGGAGGCATTCCGGCAGGCTCGGCAGGTGCTCGCGGAGGAGACCGGGCTTGATCCCGCGCCGGAGCTCGCCACGTTGTACGGCGACATCCTGCATCACCGCCCGGGACTGGCAGCGAATTCGGACGCGGACGGGCCAGCGCCGAAGATGGAACCAGCGCCGCTGATCCAGCACCCCGAGCAGTTGCCACGCGCGGTGCCGGGATTCGTCGGTCGCAGCAACGAGCTGGCCGTCCTCGATGCCCTGCTGGACGGCGGCGCGCAGGAGCCGACGACGGTGGTCATCTCCGCGGTGTCCGGCATGGCCGGAGTCGGCAAGACCGCCCTGGCGTTGCACTGGGCGCACCGGGTGGCCGACCGCTTCCCCGACGGCCAGCTCTATGTGAACCTGCGTGGGTATGACGAGGCCGGCGTGGCAGCCCCATCCGACGCCCTGTCCGGCTTCCTCGAAGCACTCGGCGTGCCCCCCGCCCGGATACCTGCCGGCATGGAGGCCCGCACCGGGCTCTACCGCAGCCTGCTGGCCTCACGCCGGATGCTCGTGGTGCTGGACAACGCGCGTGACTCCACTCAGGTTCGACCTCTGCTTCCCGGCGTCGGCGGCTGCATGGTCGTGGTCACCAGCCGCGACCGGCTCAGCGGCCTCATTGCTGCCGAGTGCGCCAGACCCTTGACCCTCGGCGTGCTCACGGCCGAGGAGTCGATGAGTCTTCTCGCCGGTCGGCTCGGCGCCGGCCGCATCGCGACCGAGCTGACCGCGGTGGCCGACCTCGTCGACGCGGCCGGCCGGCTTCCCCTGGCGCTGTCGATAGTGGCGGCGCGCGCCGCCACCCACCCCACGTTCCCGCTCGGTGCCATCGCCGCGGAACTGCACTCCTCCGAGGCGAGGCTGGACGCGCTGGCCGACGGCGATGTCCGGCGCGTCTTCTCCTGGTCGTACCTGGCCCTGGGGCCGGACGCGGCTCGGCTGTTCACCCTGCTGGGGCTACACCCGGGGCCGGATCTGACCGCGGAGGCGGCTGCGGCGCTGGCGGGCGTGTCGACTGCCGCCGTCACGCCGCGCCTGCGGGAGCTGACCCGGTTGCACCTGCTGACCGAGCACGCACCCGGCCGGTACGCCTTCCATGACCTTCTGCGTGCCTATGCGTCCGAGCTCGCAGAGTCGTCGGAACACGCCGACGACCGCGCGGCCGCCCGGCAGCGCCTCTACGACCACTATCTGCACGCCGCCTATCCGGCCGCGCTCTTGCTTCAACCGCAGTGGCCCCCGATCGAGCCGCTGCCGCCGCTGTCCGCTACCGCCAGACGGCGGGTGACCGACCATGACAACGCGCTGGCATGGTTCACCGCCGAGCACCAGGTCCTGGTTCGGGTAGTTCAGCAGGCCGCCGAGAACGGCTTCGAAGCCTATGCCTGGCAGATCGCCTGGACGTTGAACACCTTCGTGGCACCACGAGGCCTCTGGCAGGATCAACTCGCCACCCAACGAGTCGCGCTGGCCGCCGCGGAGAAGATCAACGACCTCGCCGGCCAGGCCGCCGCCAACCGGCTGCTGTCGCGCGCACTGACCCGACTCGGCGACCACGGCAACGCCGAGCACCTGCTGAAGCGGGCACTGGAGCTACACGAGCGCCTCGGCGATCCGACCGGTCAGGCCCAGACCCTGCACAACTACTGCGAACTGTGCTACCTGGACGGCCGCGTCGACGAGGCGCTCGCTCACGGCCGTGAGGCGTTGCGGCTCTACCGGCTGGTCGGTAACAGTTCGGGGGAGGCCCGCACGCTCAACGCCATCGGTTGGCTGTTGGCCACGACCGGCGACTACGCCCAGGCCATCGAGAGCTGCACGGAGGCGCTCGCCCAGCAACAGCGCAGCGGTGACCGCAACGGCCAGGCCGCGACGCTGGACAGCCTTGGCTTCGCCTACGACCGCCTCGGCGACCGCGACCGGGCGGCCGAGTGCTACGAGCAGGCGATCCAACTCTTCCGCGACTCCGCTGACCGGTTCCACGAGGCCGAGACCCTCGTCCGGCTCGGAGACACCCGGGAAGCGATGGGTGACCAGAAGGCTGCCGCAGTCGCCTGGCGTCAAGCGGCACGGATCTTCGAGGATGTGGGAGACCCCGCAGCCGAGGAGGCCCGCCGCCGTCTTGAGCGTCTGCTTCCGCGGTGA
- a CDS encoding ArsR/SmtB family transcription factor — MAVTLRLSPADLLRCRFAISPMLETLSAVRLLSPRERIGPHRRWLDTVDTRELDLRPIALLQPRRGYTPDFLSPPPVSPHARFEDELAAVAATDHDRVGAEVRRSLADTPGAAESPTGQLLLGDPTIVLQTLVSLVKQAWEVLVEPFWPHVRGLLDADVGFQTRRLADGGLDRLFAELHPRLRWNNGVLTREYGDDEHRDLRGEGLALVPSAFKWDQVVVIVDPPWQPTVIYPARGLGTLWQPLSTDRHAALGRLIGATRAALLLSLDDPASTTTLAHRHALAAGTVSEHLSVLRDAGFVAGERHRHEIRYGRTPLGDAVLRQ; from the coding sequence ATGGCGGTCACGCTGCGGTTGAGTCCCGCCGACCTGCTGCGCTGCCGCTTCGCTATCTCACCGATGCTCGAGACGCTGTCGGCGGTGCGCCTACTCTCACCGCGCGAACGTATCGGCCCCCACCGCCGCTGGCTCGACACCGTCGACACGCGGGAACTCGACCTGCGGCCGATCGCCCTGCTCCAGCCGCGTCGCGGCTACACCCCCGACTTTCTCTCGCCGCCTCCGGTCAGCCCACACGCCCGGTTCGAGGACGAACTCGCGGCCGTGGCGGCCACCGACCATGATCGGGTAGGCGCGGAGGTGCGACGGTCACTGGCGGACACGCCGGGGGCGGCCGAGTCGCCGACCGGGCAGCTCCTCCTGGGCGACCCGACCATTGTTCTCCAGACGCTGGTCTCACTCGTGAAGCAGGCATGGGAGGTCTTGGTAGAACCGTTCTGGCCGCACGTACGCGGGCTGCTTGACGCCGACGTGGGCTTCCAGACCCGACGTCTCGCCGACGGCGGACTGGACCGGTTGTTCGCCGAGTTGCATCCACGACTGCGCTGGAACAATGGCGTGCTGACCCGCGAGTACGGCGACGACGAGCATCGCGATCTGCGAGGCGAGGGGCTTGCCCTGGTGCCCAGCGCCTTCAAGTGGGATCAGGTCGTCGTCATCGTGGACCCGCCGTGGCAGCCCACAGTGATCTACCCGGCGCGTGGGCTCGGCACGCTCTGGCAGCCCCTCTCCACCGATCGGCATGCGGCTTTGGGCCGGTTGATCGGCGCGACCCGGGCGGCGCTGCTGCTCAGCCTCGACGACCCGGCCAGCACGACGACGCTGGCCCACCGCCACGCGCTGGCAGCCGGGACGGTCTCCGAGCATCTGTCGGTGCTGCGCGACGCCGGGTTCGTCGCCGGTGAACGACACCGGCACGAGATCCGGTATGGGCGTACGCCCCTCGGCGACGCCGTGCTCCGTCAGTAG
- a CDS encoding tetratricopeptide repeat protein, with the protein MNPSADWEQRSADLWAAFNAAPDDWDAGEFRDRIDALADELGPDHPVAAFERACAWDSTGHSDKAVPLYRRALELGIDGIRRRRSVIQMCSSLRNIGQAEESVRLLTEERERGCDELDDALSATLALALTSVGREREAVSIAVGTLAKHLPRYQRSMANYARLLVEPKPVRNP; encoded by the coding sequence ATGAACCCGAGCGCCGACTGGGAGCAGCGCAGCGCGGACCTGTGGGCAGCCTTCAACGCGGCACCCGACGACTGGGACGCGGGGGAGTTCCGCGATCGGATCGACGCCCTCGCCGACGAGTTGGGGCCGGATCATCCGGTGGCAGCGTTCGAGCGGGCCTGCGCCTGGGACTCGACCGGCCACTCGGACAAGGCGGTGCCGCTCTACCGCAGGGCGCTGGAGCTGGGCATCGACGGTATCCGCCGGCGGCGCTCGGTCATCCAAATGTGCAGCTCGCTGCGGAACATCGGGCAGGCCGAGGAGAGCGTCCGGCTGCTGACCGAGGAGCGTGAGCGCGGCTGCGACGAGCTCGACGACGCGCTCAGCGCGACGCTCGCGCTGGCGCTGACCAGCGTCGGCCGGGAGCGGGAGGCAGTGTCGATCGCCGTCGGGACGCTCGCCAAGCACCTGCCGCGCTACCAGCGGTCGATGGCGAACTACGCCCGGCTCCTGGTCGAGCCGAAGCCGGTGCGGAACCCGTGA
- a CDS encoding cupin domain-containing protein, whose protein sequence is MTARPPLAEQFDLQPHPEGGWFRETYRSAVAFEPDGYPGSRAAATAILFLLEPGDSSAWHTVRSDEIWFWHSGGPLALTVGRDSGPTILSAECPQILVPAGEWQSARPAGDEHVLVSCVVSPGFDFADFHMP, encoded by the coding sequence ATGACCGCACGTCCCCCTCTTGCCGAGCAGTTCGATCTGCAGCCGCATCCCGAAGGTGGCTGGTTCCGGGAAACCTATCGGTCCGCTGTCGCGTTCGAGCCGGACGGCTACCCGGGCAGCCGTGCCGCCGCGACGGCGATCCTCTTCCTCCTCGAACCGGGTGACTCGTCGGCCTGGCACACCGTGCGGTCGGACGAAATCTGGTTCTGGCACTCGGGTGGCCCGTTGGCGCTGACCGTCGGCAGGGACAGTGGGCCGACGATCCTGAGCGCCGAGTGCCCGCAGATCCTGGTGCCGGCGGGCGAGTGGCAGTCCGCGAGACCGGCGGGCGACGAGCACGTTCTCGTCAGCTGCGTGGTGAGTCCGGGCTTCGACTTCGCCGACTTCCACATGCCGTGA
- a CDS encoding NmrA family NAD(P)-binding protein, whose product MRGTNSASTTPVLVTGVRGKTGVPLAELLGARPGVEVRGGSSDPSTVHLDGVRPTAFSWDDPSGWAAAAKDIDAVYVVRPDRADAPELVGALLAEVPAQARVVLLSERDPDHTGPDGWAPRAERAVRDSGRTWTILRPSWFMQVFTDPRFYRDLIVDAGELPFPAEDATVAWIDARDIAAVAERALLDGGHAGQVYELSGPQTLSLPRTAELLSAAAGRPVAHRQVTIAETVAGMSGFERDLSVLTFERVRAGRFAEVTETVERVTGRPARTLRAFLADTGSLTASR is encoded by the coding sequence ATGCGGGGTACGAACTCGGCGAGCACGACGCCCGTGCTGGTGACCGGGGTCCGCGGCAAGACGGGGGTGCCGCTGGCGGAGCTGCTCGGGGCGCGGCCTGGCGTCGAGGTGCGCGGCGGAAGCAGCGATCCGTCCACGGTCCACCTCGACGGCGTCCGTCCGACCGCGTTCTCCTGGGACGATCCGTCCGGGTGGGCGGCGGCGGCCAAGGACATCGACGCGGTGTACGTCGTCCGGCCGGACCGGGCGGACGCGCCGGAGCTGGTCGGCGCGCTGCTGGCCGAGGTCCCCGCCCAGGCCCGGGTCGTGCTGCTGTCCGAGCGGGATCCGGACCACACCGGGCCGGACGGGTGGGCGCCGCGCGCGGAGCGCGCGGTACGGGACAGCGGCCGGACCTGGACGATCCTGCGCCCGAGCTGGTTCATGCAGGTGTTCACCGATCCGCGCTTCTACCGCGACCTGATCGTCGACGCCGGGGAGCTTCCCTTCCCCGCCGAGGACGCGACGGTGGCCTGGATCGACGCGCGGGACATCGCGGCCGTAGCCGAGCGGGCACTGCTCGACGGGGGGCACGCCGGTCAGGTGTACGAACTCTCCGGCCCGCAGACACTGTCGCTGCCGCGCACCGCGGAGCTGCTTTCCGCAGCCGCCGGACGGCCCGTGGCCCACCGGCAGGTGACCATCGCCGAGACGGTCGCCGGCATGAGCGGCTTCGAACGAGATCTCTCCGTATTGACGTTCGAACGCGTCCGGGCGGGCCGCTTCGCGGAGGTGACCGAGACGGTCGAGCGGGTCACCGGACGGCCGGCGCGGACGCTGCGGGCCTTCCTCGCCGACACCGGATCACTGACCGCATCGCGGTGA
- a CDS encoding fatty acid desaturase family protein, whose translation MSGISPDVDRRRGSDYADLSRQVRAAGLLGRRRGHYAVRIGLVTGTFGGLWILFARLGESWWQLGVAVGLAVVFAQAGFVGHDAGHRQIATSRRANDLIGLVHGNLMTGISYGWWVDKHNRHHAHPNTEGKDPDISLALLSFTTAQARDRPGFGARVARYQAYLFFPLLLLEALHLHAASVKALLGPRRVAHRPAEAALLALHVGGYLTAVFLVLTPAQAIAFLLVNQGVLGLYLGCSFAPNHKGMPVLGADDSLDYLRRQVLTSRNVRGGRFVDVALGGLNYQIEHHLFPSMPCPNLRRARPLIRRFCAEHDIDYHETGLGRSWAEALHHLHKVGSPETRPDVAAR comes from the coding sequence ATGAGCGGCATCAGTCCGGACGTTGACCGTCGGCGGGGAAGTGACTACGCCGATCTGTCCCGGCAGGTCCGCGCTGCGGGTCTTCTCGGGCGGCGGCGTGGCCACTACGCGGTACGGATCGGGCTCGTCACCGGCACCTTCGGCGGGTTGTGGATCCTGTTCGCCCGATTGGGTGAGTCGTGGTGGCAGCTCGGTGTCGCGGTGGGGCTGGCGGTGGTCTTCGCGCAGGCCGGGTTCGTCGGCCACGACGCAGGGCACCGGCAGATCGCCACTTCCCGCCGGGCGAACGATCTGATCGGCCTCGTCCACGGCAACCTCATGACCGGGATCAGCTACGGCTGGTGGGTGGACAAGCACAACCGGCACCACGCTCACCCGAACACCGAGGGCAAGGACCCTGACATCAGCCTGGCGCTCCTGTCCTTCACCACCGCCCAGGCGCGCGACCGGCCCGGCTTCGGCGCACGTGTGGCGCGGTACCAGGCGTATCTGTTCTTTCCGCTGCTCCTGTTGGAGGCCCTGCACCTGCACGCCGCCAGCGTGAAGGCACTCCTCGGCCCGCGCCGGGTCGCGCACAGGCCCGCCGAAGCCGCACTGCTGGCCCTGCACGTCGGCGGGTACCTCACCGCCGTGTTCCTGGTCCTCACCCCCGCGCAGGCGATCGCCTTCCTCCTCGTCAACCAGGGCGTGCTCGGCCTGTACCTCGGCTGCTCCTTCGCCCCGAACCACAAGGGCATGCCGGTCCTCGGCGCTGACGACAGCCTCGATTACCTCCGGCGGCAGGTCCTCACGTCCCGTAACGTCCGTGGCGGGCGGTTCGTCGATGTGGCGCTCGGCGGTCTGAACTACCAGATCGAACATCACCTCTTCCCGAGCATGCCGTGCCCCAACCTGCGACGCGCGCGTCCACTCATCCGGCGATTCTGCGCCGAGCACGACATCGACTACCACGAAACCGGCCTGGGTCGATCCTGGGCGGAGGCGCTCCACCACCTGCACAAGGTCGGGTCCCCCGAGACACGACCGGATGTCGCGGCGCGCTGA
- a CDS encoding DUF3558 domain-containing protein has product MALLALLPACGSGPTTPVGSPATSGTSPAVTTNAAEPSAAAAADGPCALLAAAEVSEVIGAHDGGRSAGDAQDSACSWTATESLASVLVGIGAPGTAPDGTLPESDFANTQPGPNGIRLATGPGIVAEFAIGNRACQLHLTGKGESETATVVRLVGLIRDRQK; this is encoded by the coding sequence GTGGCGCTGTTGGCGCTGCTACCCGCCTGCGGTTCCGGACCGACCACTCCGGTCGGATCACCCGCCACCTCCGGCACATCTCCGGCCGTCACCACCAACGCTGCCGAGCCCTCAGCGGCCGCCGCGGCCGATGGCCCGTGTGCCCTGCTCGCCGCGGCCGAGGTGAGCGAGGTGATTGGAGCCCACGACGGGGGCAGGAGCGCCGGAGACGCCCAGGACAGCGCGTGCAGTTGGACCGCTACGGAAAGCCTGGCGTCGGTCCTGGTCGGCATCGGCGCCCCTGGCACCGCACCCGACGGCACCCTGCCCGAATCCGACTTCGCCAACACCCAACCCGGACCCAACGGCATCCGACTGGCCACCGGACCCGGCATCGTGGCCGAGTTCGCCATCGGCAACCGCGCCTGCCAGCTCCACCTGACCGGCAAAGGTGAGAGCGAGACCGCGACTGTGGTGCGCCTCGTCGGCCTGATCCGCGACCGCCAGAAGTGA